The Solanum pennellii chromosome 4, SPENNV200 genomic interval CTAATTGATCGAACAATATACATCGATAACTATCCCTATTATGTGTACTTCTGATTGTTGGTTAATTCAAACACTAATTAGTTTGTATAACATACATTTTATCAACTTACCTATTCAATGAATATTTTGTATCAGCTTCTCTTTCAATTATAATAATTCATATGATTGAATCTAATTTCATTTTGTAGTGCAGACTTCTCCTTCAAGTATATATTAGGAAAGAAATATGACCATTGGTGAAATTTTATGTATAACAAATATATGTAGACATAGAAAAAGAATTttacgaaatatatatattttttcaaatgtatatatacaattatgttAAATCCTCTTGATTAATCCTTCTTCAgtttatctatttatattttgatttttcttgatgaaatttttgattCCGCCGCTAATGTTACTACCTTGTATATATACCTAATAAATTAAGATCAAAATTTGAATCAATGTGTGGTAtgaaatttttctcttttcaagtGAAATTTCCCAATAAATTAAAGAGTGACAAATAAGATAAAAGCAAGTGGAATATTTTGAGAACCACAATATTGTGAAGTTGCAAGTGGAAGAGTGACCACATTTTCTTTTGTCATGACTTATTAATTGTAAATTTCTTGGAAGTTCTTTTGCATTTGGAAAATGACAATAAGTCAATGCATGGACTaacaagtaaaatatttatgttagaTAATTATTTACAAATAATATACTAACAACTAACAAGTGTGACATATAATGATTGTTTTTTGTTGAATGATGTCTAACTctcaaattatgattaagtGATTATGCAATAAAGTTATGCTTAGTGTACATAAGATTATCTAATTCTATCCGTAATTAAAAGATAGAGGCGGAAgcacaataaaaaaaagataatctcAAATTCTAATTCAATTATTTGACCTAAAAGTCAGTTCATGAAGTGAACAGTGCTCAAAATCATATTATGAGACTCAGTTACATCGACGTTGAAGAATTGACTTGAAAATTCTAAcaacaaccccccccccctccccctttCCACACAAACCCAAGCCTACTAATTAAAGCGTGAATAACATAATATAAGATTCAATTCGAGTAAATCAAAAGTTGAAATGGATCGGACTACCCTGATATAATGATTAGAAATTGATCTTGAGCTAATTTAAGTCAAATATTAATTCATAAACTGAGAATTGTCTAATACCATGTAAAAGACAAATTAATCTTACTTGgtctttcttttctattttcttcCAATAATTCGACCTATCCCCAAAAATTATCGATTAATTCACCAAAATTTATTCAgatatagataattttttttgattttcttaatatattggAGGTTATCATTAAGAAGGAATAAATCACTCCTAAAccataatatagaaaataagcTCTTCCAATTATTGATAAAAAggaagaaggaaagaaatagtaacactactttttcttttccacttttacaaaatttgaaagaaaataataataataaagcaaaAAAGGACATAAAGAAATAGACTTTCTTCATCCTAACCTCTATGCTTACTCATAGCCAACCTAAGAGAACCCTCCCTTAATAGTAACCTAACCtaccttttatttaattaagggtttaattaattaaagttgtattaaaTCACCTTACacctatataaaataattacccatctcaagaagaaaaataaaataaatagtatatcCCTATCAAATATTACTATActtgtaaaaaaaagaaaataaatttcttaattacaaataaaaagttatatattttatatagtaagaataaatgagttttaaacaatttatacGACACTCTACACGAATATTTATGATCTATTTTGAataataagtttaaaaaattatattttttacttttaaacgtTATATATCACTATCCAAAATTCAAACACCATAACATAAACGCAAGTCAAGTATTACTTTCTAGTCCCATTTTCACGTCCAATACTCAACCAATAAATTATCGCTATGTCGACAAAATTTTGTCAAATCTAAATATCAAACCTTAATTCAATTATCGACAATAATAATCTAGTGTGATTTCACATGTGGAATCAGGTAGAATATACGAAATCTATTTCCTGTATGTATaaagtaagaaaataatttatgataaactctcaactcaaaatagacaTAAAAGCAATCTTACAAATTTCTCGTGACCATGCATGAAAAGTGAAAACGTTGTGTAACTTAAATTTACCGTAAAAAAGTTAGTGAAAAATAACCGCTTAGTTATCTATCACATTTTTACTAACAAAAGCCAAATAAACATAAAGATATAACTCATGCACCACCAATTATTATGGCGGAGCCGCTTACCGCTTTTAGACGTGAATCCACGCTCCGAGAACCGCGCGTagcattttgataaaaacatatCTCCCCAAGGTGAGGACCCACACTCGCTTTTCAACCGTCTGATCGCCTCCGATAAACAATCATCACACTCACTCATACTCAAATCTTGCGTACACTGCGCTACACCGTGTATTTTCCCTGACCCGGCAACCCGAAAATATTGACCCACAGATGATAAATACGTCAAAACGCCGTCGTTTCGGGTCATCATATCCGAATCATCCATAATGGATGGTCCACATTTATGCATGACAATTGCTTTGTCTTCAATCCCAAGAAATGAAACATTATCGTACTTTATAAAACATCCATCCAGCTGTAACGCTCCGCCACACGAGACGGGGCAGAGCGTTCCAAGCTGAGTCAGTGCCGCGGCGACACAGTTATGACAGTCAGTACTGCTTAAGTCGCCGCGGCACTGGAAAAGACCGTACGCCACGTCGTACTGGGTCGAACCGGGCATGGATATcttgaaattgttgaaatttgacATTGATGCTGAGTTGACTAAGGAACTGAGTAGCGAGTTGACGTTCGACTCGTAAACCGTGCCCggattatatttttgttgtgtACATCCACCGTAAACGAAAGATTGTATCGACGAAGCGTTTGATTGGTGAACGAAGAATATAATTATCATACAGTAAACAAGAAGAACATGatgaagagaattttttttaatacaaactttcatttttttttttttggttctttGAGGTAATGGGGACTAatgttcaatatatttttttgtatggaAATTTTGTGGGGTGGGGGGTAGGGTTGTTTGGTGGAGATTTACGTGAGAAAATGGTGAACTCAAGAAGTATTATTTATGTATGGGATATGGACCATGGATCTATATGACTAGTATAATTAGAGTATGAAAAACAAGAGAGAGAAAAGGAAGTGGTGGGGGATAAGTTTACTACTAGTTTAAAATTAGATGTCcttttagattttatatatatatatatatatatatatattttactatataaaattattggttaatctttttttatcttGAACTTTTAATAATGACAGTC includes:
- the LOC107015642 gene encoding cysteine-rich repeat secretory protein 12; amino-acid sequence: MKVCIKKNSLHHVLLVYCMIIIFFVHQSNASSIQSFVYGGCTQQKYNPGTVYESNVNSLLSSLVNSASMSNFNNFKISMPGSTQYDVAYGLFQCRGDLSSTDCHNCVAAALTQLGTLCPVSCGGALQLDGCFIKYDNVSFLGIEDKAIVMHKCGPSIMDDSDMMTRNDGVLTYLSSVGQYFRVAGSGKIHGVAQCTQDLSMSECDDCLSEAIRRLKSECGSSPWGDMFLSKCYARFSERGFTSKSGDEDVEKTLAITIGLIAGVALLIVFLSVLNKLCEKKGGK